One Rhododendron vialii isolate Sample 1 chromosome 2a, ASM3025357v1 genomic region harbors:
- the LOC131311017 gene encoding beta-glucosidase 46-like, whose amino-acid sequence MCFSIYTPLNYTGTLSLSLSLSLSLSLWTILGNMHVALLFHVLFLLEMCFSSLMVSCNLITMKERENPSPFPSDFLFGTASSAYQFEGAFLSDGKGLNNWDVFSHKPGNILDGTNGDVAVDHYHRYLEDSDLMEDIGVNSYRFSISWARVLPRGRFGKVNMAGIRHYNKLIDSLLHKGIQPFVTLTHYDIPQELEDRYGASLSPKVQDDFRYYADICFKYFGDRVEHWVTFNEPNVAVIRGYRSGIYPPSHCSGSFGNCSNGDSEREPFIAAHNIILSHIAAFDLYQTKYKKTQGGSVGIVMNAIWFEPITSSLEDKLAAERAQSFYMNWFLDPIILGKYPEEMHKILGSILPNFSEKDLEKMKRGSDFIGINHYTSFYIKDCLFSVCERGPGNSRTEGLILRTALKDGNLIGESTAVDWLYVYPKGMEKIVSYIKDRYNNIPMFITENGFGEMNNPNTTIEVSLNDVKRVQYMNGYLDALARAIRKGADVRGYFTWSLLDNFEWISGYTIRFGLHHVDYTTLKRTPKLSAMWYKQYISGHKARSTLMSRK is encoded by the exons ATGTGCTTCTCTATTTATACCCCTCTCAACTATACTGGgaccttatctctctctctctctctctctctctctctctctctgtggacaATATTGGGCAACATGCACGTTGCACTGTTGTTTCATGTTCTCTTTCTGCTTGAGATGTGCTTTTCTAGTCTCATGGTATCTTGTAATCTCATAACCatgaaagaaagggaaaatccATCTCCGTTTCCCAGCGACTTCCTATTTGGAACTGCATCCTCTGCTTATCAG tttgaaGGAGCTTTCTTAAGTGATGGAAAAGGCCTCAATAACTGGGATGTTTTCTCCCATAAACCTG GTAATATATTGGATGGGACTAATGGGGATGTTGCCGTTGATCATTACCACCGTTATCTG GAGGATTCAGATCTCATGGAAGACATTGGAGTCAATAGCTATCGATTCTCTATATCTTGGGCCAGAGTTCTACCTA GGGGCAGGTTTGGGAAAGTGAACATGGCAGGCATCAGACATTATAACAAGCTCATTGACTCGCTCTTGCATAAAG GGATCCAGCCATTTGTGACATTAACTCATTACGACATCCCTCAAGAACTAGAAGATAGATATGGAGCTTCGCTAAGCCCAAAAGTGCA AGATGATTTCAGATACTATGCAGATATATGTTTCAAATATTTTGGGGACAGAGTCGAGCACTGGGTTACCTTCAATGAGCCCAACGTTGCAGTAATTCGCGGTTACAGGTCCGGCATCTACCCCCCATCTCACTGTTCGGGTTCCTTTGGGAATTGCAGCAACGGCGATTCAGAAAGAGAGCCTTTTATTGCTGCCCATAACATTATTCTGTCCCACATAGCTGCTTTTGATCTCTACCAAACTAAATACAAG AAAACACAAGGAGGAAGTGTTGGCATTGTTATGAATGCCATATGGTTTGAACCCATCACCAGCTCCTTAGAAGACAAGTTGGCAGCTGAGAGAGCTCAATCTTTCTACATGAACTG GTTCTTAGATCCGATTATACTAGGAAAATACCCGGAAGAAATGCATAAGATTCTGGGATCCATTCTGCCCAATTTTTCGGAAAAAGATTTGGAGAAAATGAAAAGGGGGTCAGATTTTATAGGCATAAACCATTATACTAGTTTCTACATCAAAGACTGCTTATTCTCTGTGTGTGAACGGGGACCAGGAAATTCCAGGACAGAAGGATTAATTCTACGAACTGCTCTAAAGGATGGAAACCTTATTGGAGAATCT ACTGCAGTGGATTGGCTATATGTTTACCCCAAAGGAATGGAAAAAATTGTGTCATACATAAAGGACAGATACAACAACATACCAATGTTCATTACAGAAAACG GGTTCGGTGAGATGAACAATCCCAACACAACAATCGAGGTTTCCCTCAACGATGTCAAACGAGTGCAGTATATGAATGGTTACTTGGATGCCCTAGCAAGAGCTATAAG GAAAGGAGCAGATGTGAGAGGGTACTTCACCTGGTCCTTGCTTGACAACTTTGAGTGGATATCTGGATATACGATAAGATTCGGGCTTCACCATGTTGATTATACCACCCTCAAGAGAACACCAAAACTATCTGCAATGTGGTATAAACAATACATTTCTGGACATAAGGCTCGCAGTACTTTGATGTCGAGGAAATAG
- the LOC131311062 gene encoding glucose-6-phosphate/phosphate translocator 1, chloroplastic — protein MISSIKQSTNLTTFSTPSPRKNLSPSKNTQIQSLPTIQNPKQALTHKPLFISSIQRFGPKSRTQRQNPAITCKGYEAADRSQPIAIGLTEESEAARRVKIGGYFAIWWSLNVVFNIYNKKVLNAFPYPWLTSTLSLAVGSAIMLVSWGARIAEAPKVDVEFWKALFPVAVAHTIGHVAATVSMSKVAVSFTHIIKSGEPAFSVLVSRFLLGESFPASVYLSLLPIIGGCALSAVTELNFNMIGFMGAMISNLAFVFRNIFSKKGMKGMAVSGMNYYACLSILSLLILTPFAIAVEGPQMWAAGWQTALSQIGPNFVWWVVAQSVFYHLYNQVSYMSLDQISPLTFSIGNTMKRISVIVSSIIIFHTPVQPINALGAAIAILGTFLYSQAKQ, from the exons ATGATTTCCTCCATAAAGCAATCAACCAACCTTACCACATTCTCCACTCCATCACCCAGAAAAAACCTCTCACcctcaaaaaacactcaaatcCAATCACTACCCACGATTCAAAACCCCAAACAAGCCCTAACCCACAAACCTCTCTTCATATCCTCCATTCAACGTTTTGGTCCCAAATCAAGAACCCAGAGACAAAACCCTGCAATTACATGCAAGGGATACGAGGCCGCCGACCGGTCCCAGCCCATTGCCATCGGTTTGACAGAGGAATCAGAGGCCGCACGGAGGGTGAAAATCGGTGGGTACTTTGCGATTTGGTGGAGCTTGAATGTGGTGTTCAATATATACAACAAGAAGGTTCTGAATGCGTTTCCTTACCCTTGGCTCACGTCGACGCTGTCGCTCGCGGTGGGGTCGGCGATCATGTTGGTTTCGTGGGGTGCGAGGATTGCTGAGGCTCCTAAGGTTGATGTGGAGTTTTGGAAGGCTCTGTTTCCG GTTGCAGTGGCACATACAATTGGGCATGTAGCTGCAACTGTGAGTATGTCAAAGGTTGCTGTTTCATTCACACATATCATCAAGAGCGGTGAGCCAGCTTTCAGTGTGTTGGTGTCGAGGTTTTTACTCGGCGAGTCTTTTCCAGCATCTGTTTACTTGTCCCTTTTGCCAATCATTGGTGGTTGTGCGCTTTCTGCAGTCACAGAGCTCAATTTCAACATGATAG GGTTTATGGGGGCTATGATAtcgaatttggcatttgtgttTCGTAACATATTCTCAAAAAAGGGGATGAAGGGGATGGCTGTTAGCGGGATGAACTACTATGCTTGTTTGTCTATCTTGTCTCTATTGATCCTTACACCTTTTGCAATTGCTGTTGAGGGCCCTCAAATGTGGGCTGCCGGCTGGCAAACAGCTCTCTCTCAGATTGGACCGAATTTCGTATG GTGGGTGGTGGCCCAGAGTGTCTTCTATCACTTGTACAATCAGGTATCTTACATGTCATTGGACCAGATCTCTCCCTTGACATTTAGTATAGGAAACACAATGAAGCGAATATCCGTCATAGTCTCCTCCATCATCATCTTCCACACGCCCGTCCAACCCATCAACGCGCTTGGAGCTGCCATTGCAATCCTTGGAACATTCCTCTATTCACAG GCAAAGCAGTGA